A window from Carbonactinospora thermoautotrophica encodes these proteins:
- the dusB gene encoding tRNA dihydrouridine synthase DusB, with protein sequence MTVADTSAARPGEFRPLRVGPYQVWPPVVLAPMAGITNAPFRVLCREYGAGLYVSEMITSRALVERDEKTLSLIRFAPGEHPRSLQLYGVDPATVADAVKIVVGEGLADHVDLNFGCPVPKVTRRGGGAALPYKRNLLRDILRAAVRAAGDVPVTVKMRKGIDEDHLTYLDAGRIAQDEGVAAVALHGRTAAQMYDGRADWSAIARLKEALDIPVLGNGDIWQASDAIRMMRQTGCDGVVVGRGCLGRPWLFRDLAFAFAGRAETTAPRLGEVAATMRRHAELLAAWMGEVRAMRDFRKHVSWYLKGFVVGNDLRARMGMVSTLAELDALLGELDPDQPWPAAVAVQPRGRQTGSRRVHLPAGWLDSPEVEAPPTEAELAHSGG encoded by the coding sequence CCGTCGCTGACACCAGTGCCGCGCGGCCGGGGGAGTTCCGGCCGCTGCGCGTGGGGCCGTACCAGGTGTGGCCGCCGGTCGTGCTCGCGCCGATGGCCGGCATCACCAACGCGCCGTTCCGTGTCCTGTGCCGGGAGTACGGCGCCGGCCTGTACGTGTCCGAGATGATCACCTCGCGGGCGCTCGTCGAGCGGGACGAGAAGACCTTGAGCCTGATCCGGTTCGCCCCTGGGGAGCACCCGCGCAGCCTCCAGCTGTACGGGGTGGACCCGGCGACCGTCGCGGACGCGGTCAAGATCGTCGTGGGTGAGGGCCTGGCCGACCACGTCGACCTGAACTTTGGCTGCCCGGTGCCCAAGGTGACCCGGCGGGGCGGCGGCGCGGCGCTCCCGTACAAGCGGAACCTGCTGCGCGACATCCTGCGCGCCGCGGTGCGGGCGGCCGGGGACGTGCCGGTGACCGTGAAGATGCGCAAGGGCATCGACGAGGACCACCTGACGTACCTGGACGCCGGCCGCATCGCCCAGGACGAGGGGGTGGCCGCGGTCGCCCTGCACGGCCGGACCGCGGCGCAGATGTACGACGGGCGGGCTGACTGGTCGGCCATCGCCCGGCTGAAGGAGGCCCTGGACATCCCGGTCCTGGGCAACGGCGACATCTGGCAGGCGTCCGACGCGATCCGCATGATGCGCCAGACCGGCTGCGACGGCGTGGTGGTCGGCCGCGGCTGCCTGGGCCGGCCCTGGCTGTTCCGCGACCTGGCGTTCGCGTTCGCGGGCCGTGCCGAGACCACCGCGCCCCGGCTGGGCGAGGTGGCGGCCACCATGCGCCGCCACGCCGAGCTGCTGGCCGCCTGGATGGGCGAGGTCCGCGCGATGCGGGACTTCCGCAAGCACGTGAGCTGGTATCTCAAGGGGTTCGTGGTCGGCAACGACCTGCGCGCCCGGATGGGCATGGTCAGCACGCTGGCCGAGCTGGACGCCCTGCTCGGGGAGTTGGACCCGGACCAACCCTGGCCGGCCGCGGTCGCCGTCCAGCCGCGGGGCCGGCAGACCGGCTCGCGTCGGGTCCACCTGCCCGCGGGCTGGCTGGACTCCCCCGAGGTCGAGGCCCCGCCCACCGAGGCCGAACTGGCCCACTCCGGCGGGTGA
- the ppdK gene encoding pyruvate, phosphate dikinase, whose product MPKYVYDFTEGNKDMKDLLGGKGANLAEMTNLGLPVPPGFTITTEACRVYLASGAEPPELRDEVTEHLETLEKKMGKRLGQPDNPLLVSVRSGAKFSMPGMMDTVLNIGLNDQSVHGLAAQSGGDERFAWDSYRRLIQMFGKTVLGVPGERFEEALEEAKRVKGTESDLGLDAQDFRKLVDTYKHIVREHTGREFPQDPREQMDLAIRAVFDSWNGERARLYRRQERIPHDLGTAVNVVAMVFGNMGMDSGTGVAFTRDPSSGRQGVYGDYLQNAQGEDVVAGIRNTVPLQELEKIDKKSYDELLRIMEVLENHYRDLCDIEFTIERGKLWMLQTRVGKRTAAAAFCIATQLVDQGLIDMDEALKRVNGVQLAQLMFPRFDENAVAAGKAKRIARGIAASPGAAVGKAVFDQDTAVKWSQSGEKVILIRRETNPDDLNGMIAAEGILTSRGGKTSHAAVVARGMGKTCVCGAEELDVDVKLRRMTAPGGIVVEEGDVISIDGTTGQVYLGEVPVVPSPVVEYFEGRLDPQDAGADELVRAVDRIMKHADAKRRLRVRANADTPEDSARARRFGAEGIGLCRTEHMFLGERRKHVERLILADTEAEREEALAALLPLQRQDFIGIFEAMDGLPVTIRLLDPPLHEFLPDLTELSVRVAVAEARGEKNEDDLRLLQAVRRLHEQNPMLGLRGVRLGLVVPGLFIMQVRAIAEAAAERRKAGGDPRAEIMIPLVGAVQELEIIREESERVLAEVARETGIELDALIGTMIELPRAALTAGQIAECAQFFSFGTNDLTQTTWGFSRDDVEAAFFSTYLEKGIFGVSPFEALDRDGVGRLIRIAAEEGRAARPDLKLGVCGEHGGDPESVHFFHEVGLDYVSCSPFRVPVARLEAGRAAVAGEGSDSR is encoded by the coding sequence GTGCCCAAGTACGTGTACGACTTCACCGAGGGCAACAAAGACATGAAAGATCTCCTCGGTGGCAAGGGCGCGAACCTCGCCGAGATGACCAATCTCGGCCTGCCGGTTCCTCCGGGGTTCACGATCACCACCGAGGCCTGCCGGGTCTACCTCGCGAGCGGAGCCGAGCCCCCCGAGTTGCGGGACGAGGTGACCGAGCACCTGGAGACGCTGGAGAAGAAGATGGGCAAGCGGCTCGGCCAGCCCGACAACCCGCTGCTCGTCTCCGTCCGTTCCGGGGCCAAGTTCTCCATGCCCGGCATGATGGACACCGTCCTCAACATCGGGCTCAACGACCAGTCCGTCCACGGGTTGGCGGCCCAGTCCGGCGGCGATGAGCGTTTCGCCTGGGACTCCTACCGCCGGCTCATCCAGATGTTCGGCAAGACCGTCCTCGGCGTGCCGGGCGAGCGTTTCGAGGAGGCGCTGGAGGAGGCCAAGCGCGTCAAGGGCACCGAGAGCGACCTCGGCTTGGACGCGCAGGACTTCCGCAAGCTCGTCGACACCTACAAGCACATCGTGCGCGAGCACACCGGCCGGGAGTTCCCGCAGGATCCGCGCGAGCAGATGGACCTGGCCATCCGTGCGGTCTTCGACTCCTGGAACGGCGAGCGCGCCCGCCTGTACCGCCGGCAGGAACGTATCCCCCACGACCTCGGCACCGCCGTCAACGTGGTGGCGATGGTGTTCGGGAACATGGGCATGGACTCCGGCACCGGGGTCGCCTTCACCCGTGACCCGAGTTCTGGCCGCCAGGGCGTCTACGGCGACTACCTGCAGAACGCCCAGGGCGAGGATGTCGTCGCCGGCATCCGCAACACCGTCCCGCTGCAGGAGCTCGAGAAGATCGACAAGAAGTCCTACGACGAGCTGCTGCGGATCATGGAGGTCTTGGAAAACCATTACCGAGACCTCTGCGACATCGAGTTCACGATCGAGCGCGGCAAACTCTGGATGCTGCAGACCCGAGTGGGCAAGCGCACCGCCGCGGCGGCCTTCTGCATCGCCACGCAGCTCGTCGACCAGGGCCTGATCGACATGGACGAGGCCCTCAAGCGGGTCAACGGCGTCCAGCTCGCCCAGCTCATGTTCCCCCGCTTCGACGAGAACGCGGTCGCGGCGGGGAAGGCCAAGCGGATCGCGCGGGGTATCGCGGCCTCGCCGGGCGCCGCGGTCGGCAAGGCCGTCTTCGACCAGGACACCGCCGTCAAGTGGTCCCAGTCGGGGGAGAAGGTCATCCTGATCCGCCGCGAGACCAACCCCGACGACCTCAACGGCATGATCGCCGCCGAGGGCATCCTCACCAGCCGCGGCGGCAAGACCTCGCACGCCGCCGTGGTCGCCCGCGGCATGGGCAAGACCTGCGTGTGCGGTGCCGAGGAACTGGACGTCGACGTCAAGCTTCGGCGGATGACCGCGCCCGGTGGCATCGTCGTCGAAGAGGGCGACGTGATCTCGATCGACGGCACCACCGGGCAGGTGTACCTGGGTGAGGTGCCGGTCGTGCCGTCGCCGGTCGTCGAGTACTTCGAGGGCCGGCTCGACCCGCAGGACGCGGGCGCGGACGAGCTGGTCCGGGCGGTGGACCGGATCATGAAGCACGCCGACGCCAAGCGCCGGCTGCGGGTGCGGGCCAACGCCGACACCCCCGAGGACTCCGCGCGGGCCCGCCGGTTCGGCGCGGAGGGCATCGGGCTGTGCCGGACCGAGCACATGTTCCTCGGCGAGCGGCGCAAGCACGTCGAGCGGCTCATCCTGGCCGACACCGAGGCCGAGCGGGAGGAGGCGCTCGCCGCGCTGCTCCCGCTGCAGCGGCAGGACTTCATCGGCATCTTCGAGGCGATGGACGGGCTGCCGGTCACGATCCGGCTGCTCGACCCGCCGCTGCACGAGTTCCTGCCCGACCTCACCGAGCTGTCGGTACGGGTCGCGGTCGCCGAGGCCCGCGGGGAAAAGAACGAGGACGACCTGCGCCTGCTCCAGGCCGTGCGCCGGCTGCACGAGCAGAACCCCATGCTCGGCCTGCGCGGCGTGCGGCTCGGCCTGGTCGTGCCCGGCCTGTTCATCATGCAGGTCCGCGCCATCGCCGAGGCCGCGGCCGAGCGCCGGAAGGCCGGCGGCGACCCGCGGGCGGAGATCATGATCCCGCTGGTCGGCGCGGTCCAGGAGCTGGAGATCATCCGCGAGGAGTCCGAACGGGTCCTCGCCGAGGTCGCGCGCGAGACCGGGATCGAGTTGGACGCGCTGATCGGCACCATGATCGAGCTGCCGCGGGCGGCCCTCACCGCGGGACAGATCGCCGAGTGCGCCCAGTTCTTCTCGTTCGGCACCAACGACCTCACCCAGACCACCTGGGGCTTCTCCCGGGACGACGTCGAGGCCGCGTTCTTCTCCACGTACCTGGAGAAGGGCATCTTCGGCGTCTCGCCGTTCGAGGCGCTGGACCGTGACGGCGTCGGCCGGTTGATCAGGATCGCCGCCGAGGAGGGCCGCGCGGCCCGGCCGGACCTCAAGCTCGGCGTCTGCGGCGAGCACGGCGGTGACCCTGAGTCCGTGCACTTCTTCCACGAGGTCGGGCTCGACTACGTGTCCTGCTCGCCGTTCCGGGTGCCGGTCGCGCGCCTGGAGGCGGGCCGGGCCGCCGTGGCGGGCGAGGGCAGCGACAGCCGGTAG